A window of Ranitomeya variabilis isolate aRanVar5 chromosome 2, aRanVar5.hap1, whole genome shotgun sequence contains these coding sequences:
- the LOC143804571 gene encoding uncharacterized protein LOC143804571, giving the protein MSSSDSPPPQQQRVSEAESDEELSEGGETGGEMQVEEEPSAAAAAPAAAAEGSPRQSQSRRTRRHGRPSASQRAPAEEEDDDDDIDIDCLIEEVREREPLWNMADRRHADTGVTRRLWDEVCRNLFPRRESLHPQQQSKLVGKIRKRWRSLRDRFKREFNDEMKAPSGSAGRKRSKYKYGQALSFLRRTMLSRVTFSSHRAPASSSAPSGAIPPESATEGHVGRPHTSVPSSDPSVLSSDPSVPSTSSAPSSGALLQASLLASDAEQLAFPLPHPSDPATSTPPLGSWRQRQRGQERSYAPEFLHLNASFQGSFKILGEQVTAGFNMVQSRISETSQETSSRLDRLHSAVSPDPANLFFQSMLMSMEKLSFEQQMRVMNTCHNAALQAINESTHTPHRTSTPIPHQAPFSHHTPHYQTQPQYPHQQHYQTQLQSPHQHHYQTPRHSHYPTQSQYPTQSPQQSRPLDQITSPMFSLLNFSLPPTPTPPPSGQPLGLTPTSTAPQTSRVSPPIDVVQPSGTSSSHISTQHFENL; this is encoded by the exons atgtcctcttctgacagccctcctccacagcaacagcgtgtatcg gaagctgaatcagatgaggagctgtcagaagggggcgagacgggtggagagatgcaagtggaggaggaaccaagt gctgctgctgctgctcctgctgctgccgctgaaggctctcccagacagtcccagagtcggcggactcgtcgccacggtcggccatca gcttcacagcgtgctcccgcagaagaggaggatgatgatgatgacattgacatcgattgtctcatcgaggaggttcgcgagcgggagccgctgtggaacatggctgaccgcaggcatgctgataccggtgtcacccgtcggctctgggacgaagtgtgtcgcaacctgtttccaaggcgggagagccttcatcctcagcagcagagcaaactag ttggaaagattaggaagcggtggcggtcactgagggatcgctttaagagggaattcaatgatgagatgaaggccccgagtggctctgcaggaaggaagaggagcaaatataaatatggccaggccctctccttcctgaggcgaacaatgctaagcagagt caccttctccagccaccgggcgcctgcatcttcctctgcgccctctggagcgatccctcctgagtccgccactgagggccacgtcggtaggccccacacctctgtcccctcctctgacccctctgtcctctcctctgacccctctgtcccctccacttcatccgccccaagcagtggagcattattgcaggcttcattgctcgcatctgatgctgaacagttagcgttccctttaccccacccctctgatcctgccacctcgacaccaccattaggttcgtggcggcagcgccagaggggtcaggaaaggagctatgctcctgagttcttacacctgaatgcatccttccaaggctctttcaaaattttgggagagcaagtgactgctggtttcaacatggtgcaatcacgcatcagtgaaacaagccaggaaaccagcagtcgcttggataggctgcattcagctgtaagtcccgatccggccaacctttttttccaatccatgctcatgagcatggagaagctttcttttgagcaacagatgcgggtaatgaatacctgccataatgctgcactgcaggccattaatgaatcgacccacacacctcaccgcacctccactccaattccacaccaggccccattttcacaccataccccccattaccaaacccagccccaatacccacaccagcagcattaccaaacccagctccaatccccacaccagcaccattaccaaaccccacgccactcccactaccctacccagtcacaatacccgacccagtccccacaacaatcccggcccctagaccaaattacttccccaatgttttccttactgaacttttctcttccacctaccccaacaccacccccctctggtcagcctcttggtttaacccccacttccactgcaccccaaacaagtagggtttccccacctatcgacgtggtccaaccttccggcacatcctcctctcatatctccacccaacactttgaaaatttgtaa